One part of the Chryseobacterium sp. 7 genome encodes these proteins:
- a CDS encoding low affinity iron permease family protein: protein MSHKGNSFFEKFSNWAVKFTGSAYAFVGAFLIVLVWAVSGPFFDYSETWQLVINTGTTIITFLMVFLIQKAQNKDSKAIQIKLNELIAAHEKASNRIVDIEDLTEAELDQLHIYYEKLGELAKKDADIHTSHSIDAAQRNQDYKYEFFKRKHEEWMQKQEQKKESK from the coding sequence ATAGTTTTTTTGAGAAATTTTCAAACTGGGCTGTAAAATTTACAGGAAGTGCCTATGCTTTTGTTGGGGCTTTTCTTATCGTTTTGGTATGGGCAGTTTCCGGTCCTTTCTTTGACTACTCTGAAACCTGGCAGTTGGTAATTAATACCGGAACGACAATCATTACCTTTTTGATGGTATTTTTGATTCAAAAAGCCCAGAATAAAGACTCAAAAGCAATACAAATCAAATTGAATGAACTTATTGCTGCCCATGAAAAAGCAAGCAACCGAATTGTAGATATTGAAGATCTTACAGAAGCAGAATTGGATCAGCTTCACATCTATTATGAGAAACTGGGTGAACTTGCTAAAAAAGATGCGGATATTCATACTTCCCATTCCATTGACGCTGCCCAGAGAAATCAGGATTATAAATATGAGTTCTTTAAAAGAAAACATGAAGAATGGATGCAGAAGCAGGAGCAAAAAAAGGAATCTAAATGA